The genomic DNA AAAAGGGATCGATGAAAGCATGTTACAATGTTGATGATGGTTGCTGCCGATCATGGAACTGTTGATTGGGAGTGAGACTAATCATGATCTCTTGTAGGTAATTAAGCATGTTGCAAAGGAGATAAATTTGGTGAGCAATGAGTGGAGCAATCccaaaattaaatgatatttcAAACAATGGCTCTCCTCGTTATGTTCCATGGATGTTagtcaaaaattaaatattaaaatataaaatattcattgtataaattattagatttattatacgatgaaatattttatattttaatattaaccTTATAGAATATAGAATGATATAAAATCATCTATTGCTTTCTTTATCACCAGCAAAGAAGAACTTGGGAACAATCAACAATACCATTTTTCCTATTTTCAAGATTTCTTTCGATGCTAGACTTCGTTAAGTTTAAAAGCTTACACTAAATTAGAAATGAAACAAACTTGGACTTGTATAATTGTTTTGGGTTCGTAGATTTtctaaagaaaaattcaatggtatgaacaaaataaaaaatataggaacatgttttttaatcatttttgttcaatCCATCGAACATTTTCTTAGGAGAATCTTTTAACCTATAATATTTAAACATACAGACTGAAATGCAAAAATTAACCGCTTTATAATCTGGAGAAGCTTTTTACCTTTACGGTAAAATACATTCAATACCACAAATACTTCTGGAGTATTACTGCTCGTTTATATATACAATccttctttttatatttatattttctttcgaTGTGGGACTTATAGAAGTAGTCTCTGCACATAGATGAAAGCAGTACAGGTTATGTTACTATGTTGACGGTGGCTGATGATTGTGGAACTGTTGTTTGGTGTGAAAACACTCATGACCCGGGAATTAAGTCATGTGAAACtccattttattatattttctctcCCTCATTTAATCAAACTGACACTTATTTAAGTATATTTTTTACACCGTGTCACCAAAATTGTTATTTGAGTTTGATATCATACCAAAATAATTACAATTTACTCATCTATTGTCCAACTCCATACTACCAGcacaattttcttttgaaatcgTAGGTTTAcgacaaaaaaaatgatttatttatatgcattgacgtttttcttttttgttgttaaccATACAGTTTCAAAGCTCCATCAGGTGGCAGTGGCTCCCTGACATTGTGGGGGCTATACAGTGCGTGGAGCCTATCAGATTTTAACTCATCAGCAGGCTCCTATGGTTGTTACAGCGGAAGAGCTAGTTTGGCATAAGCAGTTTCGCTTGAAGGTTTCGATTCTCGCGTGGCGATTGCTCTAAGACAGGTTGCCCACAAAATTAAATCTTTTCAGGCGGCTTATTATTCAGCAAGCGGATGTTACGTGCATGGCGGCTTGTGGGTTTGACGAATCGGCAACTCATTTGTTTCTTCATTGTGCATGTTTTGGCTCTATATGGCAGCATATAAGGAATTGGTTGGGCATTTCCGGAGTAGATCCGTTTATATTACATGATCACTTCTATCAGTTTACTAACTCCATTGGAATGTCTCGAAAAAGATGTTCGTTTATGCAGCTACTGTGGCTCCTGGGAGTGTGGTTAGTTTGGACTGAACGTAACAATAGGGTTTTTCAGAATGCTCAAACTACCTGatagatctattagaaaaagttaaatatcACTCTCTATGGTGGCTTAAAGCTCATAATGCCACTTTTGTTTATGGCAATCAAAACTGGTGGTCGAATCCGTTACTGTGTTTGGGTATCGACTGACCTCTCTGTTGTAATTATTTCTTGactgttttgtttctttttgggATGGTCTCTTTTGTACATCTTGTGCTTAAGAGGGTCTATTGCCAgtgttaatatatctcattttttattcttcaaaaaaaaaaaaaaagttttaaggaGAAGAGTCATAGTAATCTAATTTGGTGATTGCTCTGTAGACCACTCAACATTACTCAACCAACCTATGGTAACACaatttttataagtattttttctacataaaagTGCATCAGATTCTGTTGTGCAAAAATGTGGTTAACTGAATTGTATCTATAAACTGAATCAAATtggaccacaaaaaaaaactgaaccatATTAAATGGTTTATGAACTGAACCACAAATTTAAACCAATTAAGTTAACGAAACTTAAtttaaaaaccaattttaacttgttttgaactctttattattttcttttacaaaaatttaacCATATGACAGCTTGTTTTCACGAAATTTTGAACTATTCAAATGGTCTATGTACTAATCATCATTCGATGTTAGGTCGAAAAGTAAATTTAAGTCCAACCAAAAATTGTTTCAACTAATAATTGAATATGCATTGGCAATTTAAACACAATACGATCATATCTTACGacgttctttcaaaaaaaaacatatcttaCGATGTATAAcgttttagcatttttttataGCAAGACACAATAATTGTATATTATTGGATGGATGCCGGCATAATTTATCTAAAAATTGTTGGTGCATAATAATTAAGAGAAATAAATAgatagaatgattttttttgtggtggttggggtttgaagagttaagctcacgaggacaaataAATAGAATGATATGGTACATGTGATATATTAGTGAATGattaaaagataattaaaagagataaaataaaatgtttgatgAGTAAATGAGAATTAAAAATGTTCGCTCATCTGTGTCCTAATAAATTcctaaaatatattatgttatAACAAACTACCCTCGGAGTAGTCTAGCACAAGCTCATGAAATATGAGTATCCTAATTATTTGTGttctaaaaaacaataattatttttattaaaaaaacaataattttttatttttatttttattttaaattaaaaactcaaacttgttttagatttttaaaagAATGCGACGGGGAGATTGCTAAATTACAATATTGATTTCAGAATCTGTATTTTTTGTGGTAATTGTATTGTGTATTGCCCAATAAATTGTTTATCAATGATCGAAGAATATGAGCTTTCAACTTATGATCGTCACGAATTGAACTATAATCAAATTGCTTTGGGCCAGTAAATTGATGATTATACAATTCGAAAAATTCAAACCATAAAACTgtacctctcaaaaaaaaaaaaccataaaactgtatcttttaacttttaaaaataatatttgttccaaaaaataaaaacttctaAATTATCTTGTATCATGTTACTTTTTTAATCTCGAAGTGATcgaatagaaaaatataattctaGGACAGTCTAAACACCTGTATAGTATGTTCATTTCAAACAACCTTcaattttgcctttttttttttttttaaatatcttctTTGTTTACcagataaaacaaaaacatttcaccaaaaaaaaaaaaagatgctagactttttttttttttttggttacatgctAGACTTCTAGTATGTAGCCAAAATTTGATCTTAAATTCTAATAAAGAAGCTTCAAAATTTGATCTTAAAGAGGTAAGTGTTTTCAGCTGAGAGGAATTTAGAGTGGACTAAGAAAAAGAATCAAGCAGTACATTGTCAAATGCTAAAACACTATGAGGTTATTCATTGTGGACCAATCAATATCTCTCACTTGTAAGGAATCCACGTCATACAAAATGCTAAGTTGCTAACCCAATTTCAACAAAGAATTAAAGAAATATCATGAGGTTCACTGAGGATTCTCCTTGAAGCGAAATTTGGGGATGAGAGGCAatatgacattaaaaaaaaggaagataGATGCAATGTGAATATATGATTCCCAAATCCATCCATTATTTCTACTTTATCCTTGCTCTAACTCTTGTAAATAACAGCTATACAAGTCCATTTTTGGGTGCAGCAGGAGAGGGTACTAAGTTGTTCTTCCGACAAGATGTCGACAAATTAGCAGCCTGTGAATGAAAGTCTGTATGTGTTCTAACAACGTGAACTAGGTGCTGGCAAAAATGCAAGTACCTAGAGAAAGCACAGAATCATGCAAGCCCTTAATTCTGAAGCAAAGAGATCTTTGAGTTTATCAAGTCATAAGAACTGTAGTGTAACACCAAAAAGAAACCTGCTATATCCACTAGAAGACCAAAAACAATAAGGGATTCCTTTAGCCGGTTTCTTCATTACCTCATCATTCCTTGTTTTCAAATGTCTTATTCATTGTCACTTCCTATTTGAAGTTTTACTATTCAATCAGAATCAATATAATAGGGTTCCTTTGATTCCCCATCTCCATGTAGGATCACTTGATCTTACCTAATTATACTTGATCATATATCAGTATAACATTTGCTTTTCTATGAGAATTGTTTTTGTCTTGCAGTTACCCTTACTTGCCAATTAATTACTACATAAGGAATTCTATATACCAAAGAACCTCAAAACTAGctcttataatatataaatacattatTGAGCTTCTGATTGGTTATACCTCTAAATATCAATGCTCACACAAGAATTGCTCCAACTTTCCTTCTCCATCTCTAACTCCCTGATGTGATAAATCAGCTTTGTTAAGTAAATTGGTGTGCAgttgatttaaaatttaaatacccTTCATCGATAGTCAATATGTAGGCAGCCACAAAGCAATTCTTTACATTTGTCAATAACAGAAAATGGTCACCCCCACTTCAAGTTATTCCTCCAACACCAAAGTATCTGTTTTAAACCTCCACATGGACCTAGTCTTGCTCACCAAAAATTATTACAAGAGCAAGCTCCATTAAGGAAGTGGTGGAATCTCATGTTATCCCTCACAATAATTTTCCTTCCTGTAAGTTTGGATGCGCCGCACATTACAATATGGCAATCCTCACATATCCTAAGGTTTTTCATAATCTTTATAGTGGAGCCAGCATCTGTACTTAACAGTCCATATGCCAAAGCGAGTTTTTCACTATGAGACACAAGTAAACACCTCTTTCCTTCATCATCAATATCATATGGCACAGAATTTAGTTTTGGTTGATATCCAGTACACTTCAGTCGCTGCAAAAGATCATCTAACGCCTTCTTTATCTCATTAATTTCTGGATGTTTCACATCACCAGCAAAGAACTCGTGAATAATACCATTCTTCGCTTCGACCCAGCTACACCCCGGATTTTTTCTCAATTGTTTCTCTCTCATCAATTTCCTGACCCTGGATACATCATCCCATTTTGCAGCCAGTGCATACGTTTTggacaacaataaataattccCCAGGTTATCAGGTTCAAGCTCAAACAAACTGCGAGAAGCAATTTCAGCAACATCAGGGTTCCCATGGATGTGTGATGCTCCAAGAAGTGCTCCCCACACACCTCCATTGGGCTCCATAGGCATTGTCTGAACAAGCTGGAGCGCTTTTTCCAAGTGTCCTGCTCGGCCAAGAAGATCTGCCATGCAAGCATAATGATCTGCAGTTGGAGAAACACCGTAACATTCTTTCATGGCACCAAACAGCTGCTGACCCTGTTCAACCATGCCAGCATGACTACACGCCGTAAACAAACCTACAAAAGTAACATGGTTTGGTTTTATCCCATTCTCCAACATCTCATAAAACAATTTGATCGCAGAACGAGCACGACCATGTACTGCAAACCCAACAATCATAGAACTGTAAGAAAAAACATTCATTTCCTTCATTCCTTTAAACACATTATAAGCCTCCTCCACATTACCACATTTAGAGTACATATCTATCAAAGCAGACCCCACAAAAACATTACTTCCAGACCCAAATCTAGAACTCTCAGCAATCTCCCTTATCCAATCAGCATACCCAGAAACACCCAATTGAGCACAAGCAGAAATAGCACCAACCAATGTAATTTCATCAGTCACTACACCAGCCTCTCGCATTTTCCGGAAAAACTGCAACGCTTTCTTCGGCATGGCATTCTGAGAATACCCAGTAACCATAGAAGTCCAAGCAACCATATCCTTAACAGGTAACCCAACAAACAACTCACACGCGGAATCCATATCACCACTTCTTGCATACGCAACAATCAACTCAGTCCAAGTAACCACATCCCGGTgtggcatttcatcaaacactttaCGTGCACAGTCCAAAACC from Medicago truncatula cultivar Jemalong A17 chromosome 8, MtrunA17r5.0-ANR, whole genome shotgun sequence includes the following:
- the LOC11409755 gene encoding pentatricopeptide repeat-containing protein At5g44230, whose protein sequence is MVVGRIRVLEWEAVRIIESHCTTLNHAKQLHAHIYRNNLHQSSYVITNLLRFITTLPHIPVHTYPHLLFSQVHSPNPFLYSALIRAYARNGPFHHSIRLYTSMLNNNVSPVSFTFSALFSLLKNPSLGSQLHLHAFLFGFVNDLYVGNTIIHMYVKFGVLDCARKVFDEMPHRDVVTWTELIVAYARSGDMDSACELFVGLPVKDMVAWTSMVTGYSQNAMPKKALQFFRKMREAGVVTDEITLVGAISACAQLGVSGYADWIREIAESSRFGSGSNVFVGSALIDMYSKCGNVEEAYNVFKGMKEMNVFSYSSMIVGFAVHGRARSAIKLFYEMLENGIKPNHVTFVGLFTACSHAGMVEQGQQLFGAMKECYGVSPTADHYACMADLLGRAGHLEKALQLVQTMPMEPNGGVWGALLGASHIHGNPDVAEIASRSLFELEPDNLGNYLLLSKTYALAAKWDDVSRVRKLMREKQLRKNPGCSWVEAKNGIIHEFFAGDVKHPEINEIKKALDDLLQRLKCTGYQPKLNSVPYDIDDEGKRCLLVSHSEKLALAYGLLSTDAGSTIKIMKNLRICEDCHIVMCGASKLTGRKIIVRDNMRFHHFLNGACSCNNFW